In Paenibacillus ihbetae, the following are encoded in one genomic region:
- a CDS encoding carbohydrate ABC transporter permease: MASFQGTKMNPSRFHISQLKFYLILAPLSVFMVMPIIFIFSHSLKPMDELFAFPPRFFVQNPTMDNFRFLLSTFTVSGIPVSRYIFNSVVITVVTVFATIYISAAAGYAFSKKNFKLKNMLFSINTLALMFVPVAVSIPRYFLVVKLGLINDFSVNILPLLAMPVGLFLLKQFIDQIPNELIEAAQIDGANDFTIFRKIIIPMTMPAIATIAILAFQLSWNSIEPATLYVNDEELKNFAYYMSTFTATNNEVAGQGISAAAALIMFIPNLLIFIFMQSRVMNTMAHSGLK; encoded by the coding sequence ATGGCTTCATTTCAAGGAACAAAGATGAATCCGAGCCGATTTCATATCAGTCAGTTAAAGTTCTACCTGATTCTGGCTCCCCTCTCGGTTTTCATGGTGATGCCGATCATTTTTATATTTTCGCATTCGCTTAAACCGATGGACGAATTGTTTGCGTTTCCCCCGAGGTTTTTCGTTCAAAATCCGACGATGGATAACTTTCGGTTCCTGTTGTCGACATTTACGGTTTCCGGCATACCGGTCAGCCGCTATATATTCAACAGCGTCGTCATTACGGTCGTGACGGTGTTCGCGACAATTTATATCAGCGCAGCAGCCGGATACGCCTTCTCAAAGAAAAATTTTAAGCTGAAGAACATGCTGTTTTCGATTAATACGCTTGCGCTCATGTTTGTTCCGGTCGCCGTTTCCATTCCGAGGTACTTCCTCGTCGTCAAGCTCGGATTGATCAATGACTTCTCGGTTAATATTCTTCCGCTCTTGGCGATGCCTGTCGGCTTGTTTCTATTGAAGCAGTTTATTGACCAAATCCCGAATGAGCTGATAGAGGCTGCCCAGATTGACGGGGCGAACGACTTTACGATCTTCCGGAAAATCATCATTCCGATGACGATGCCGGCGATCGCCACGATTGCAATCCTGGCGTTCCAGCTCAGCTGGAACAGCATAGAGCCGGCGACGCTGTACGTCAATGACGAGGAATTGAAGAACTTTGCTTATTATATGTCGACCTTTACGGCGACCAACAATGAAGTGGCGGGCCAAGGGATTTCCGCGGCGGCCGCGCTCATCATGTTTATCCCGAATTTACTGATCTTTATCTTTATGCAAAGCCGGGTTATGAATACGATGGCTCATTCCGGTCTGAAATAG
- a CDS encoding YIP1 family protein → MKKKTVGRWVLLVVIACFLLVQISAPAMAATPYQTGTEGPGGMIVGTQTAYEPDGMIRLDVNQPADLFYDEPTGKLYIADPGNARIVVYEENNAPQTIGEDVLSNPSGVYVAADRLVYVADYGLKQIVVFDEQGRLVKQFGRPEEPIYGKKNDFAPKKVAVDKRGNIYVISEGSINGVVQLNNEGHFLGYVGANRTSLSMKMLIQRFIFTEGQKAQLFKSTPPSPTSIVLDYQGLLYTVTNGISSDGIKKLNIVGDNILSSSSWTSDSMVDIDVDAGGNIYTVDVSGLICVYDSFGNLLFMFGGGDDKYERQGLFKSASAIDVTDSGRTLYVADKERNVINRYSITPFGTKVYEGVDQYKQGLYVQSEDIWKEILKMNSYFILSYKSLAESYFKQNQNGKALESFRMAEDKEGYSDAFWKIRNDWLQQNINVVVYTVFAIIVVGYVIRTLHRRYRVLQPLVRLRNRVADIKLVKEIGFMFYFLKHPIDAVQELKEHRRATVRSATVLYVWMLLLQVILVYAKGYLFASGDPDQMDLLPIMLTTAVPLIFWVVMNYMVSTISDGEGKLSEVYIGTIYALSPYLIFALPIALISNVLTYNEKFVYDYSMMFIQGWSLLLVCIMVKELHDYTFRQTVRNLFLTVFGIVLAALVIFLLVLLFNQEVEFIQTIIQEMRNRA, encoded by the coding sequence ATGAAAAAGAAGACGGTAGGCAGATGGGTGTTGCTCGTCGTAATTGCATGCTTTCTGCTCGTTCAAATCTCGGCTCCGGCTATGGCCGCTACGCCGTACCAAACGGGGACCGAAGGCCCGGGAGGCATGATCGTCGGGACGCAAACCGCATATGAACCGGACGGAATGATTCGGCTCGACGTAAACCAGCCGGCGGATCTGTTCTATGATGAGCCGACCGGAAAGCTGTATATCGCGGATCCCGGAAATGCAAGAATTGTCGTTTATGAAGAGAACAACGCACCGCAAACGATCGGAGAAGACGTCTTATCGAATCCTTCCGGCGTGTATGTGGCAGCCGATCGACTCGTTTACGTCGCGGATTACGGGTTGAAGCAAATTGTCGTGTTCGACGAGCAGGGAAGGCTCGTGAAACAGTTCGGCCGTCCGGAGGAACCGATTTACGGCAAAAAGAATGATTTTGCGCCGAAGAAGGTAGCGGTGGATAAACGCGGCAACATCTACGTCATCAGCGAAGGCTCCATCAACGGCGTCGTGCAGTTGAACAACGAGGGGCATTTCCTGGGTTATGTCGGCGCGAACCGAACGAGCCTGTCGATGAAAATGCTCATTCAACGCTTCATTTTTACCGAAGGACAGAAGGCGCAGCTGTTCAAATCGACGCCGCCATCCCCGACCAGCATTGTGCTTGATTATCAAGGGCTGCTGTACACGGTAACCAATGGAATTAGCAGTGACGGCATCAAGAAGCTGAATATTGTCGGTGATAACATCTTGTCCTCGAGCTCTTGGACCAGCGATTCGATGGTCGATATCGACGTGGATGCGGGCGGAAATATCTATACGGTAGACGTCAGTGGGCTCATCTGCGTTTACGACAGCTTCGGCAATTTGCTGTTCATGTTTGGCGGAGGGGATGACAAGTATGAGCGCCAGGGGCTGTTTAAAAGCGCCTCGGCCATTGACGTCACCGACTCCGGACGCACGCTGTACGTGGCCGACAAAGAGCGGAACGTCATTAACCGCTATTCGATCACCCCGTTCGGAACGAAGGTGTATGAAGGTGTCGACCAGTACAAGCAAGGGTTATACGTGCAGAGCGAGGACATCTGGAAAGAAATCCTCAAGATGAACAGCTATTTTATTTTGTCGTACAAATCGTTGGCTGAATCGTATTTCAAGCAAAACCAGAATGGCAAGGCTCTGGAGAGCTTCCGGATGGCGGAAGACAAGGAGGGCTATTCCGACGCGTTCTGGAAAATCCGCAATGATTGGCTTCAACAAAACATTAATGTCGTCGTATATACCGTATTTGCCATTATCGTTGTGGGTTACGTCATCCGAACGCTGCATCGGCGGTATCGCGTGCTCCAGCCGCTCGTACGATTGAGAAACCGCGTGGCGGACATCAAGCTGGTGAAAGAAATCGGGTTCATGTTCTACTTCCTCAAGCATCCGATCGATGCGGTCCAGGAGCTGAAGGAACACAGAAGGGCGACCGTCCGCTCGGCAACAGTTCTGTATGTCTGGATGCTGCTGCTTCAAGTCATTCTGGTCTATGCCAAAGGATATTTGTTCGCAAGCGGAGATCCCGACCAAATGGACTTATTGCCGATCATGCTGACGACGGCCGTTCCGCTAATATTCTGGGTCGTTATGAACTATATGGTCAGCACGATCAGCGACGGAGAAGGAAAGCTGTCGGAGGTTTACATCGGCACGATTTACGCGCTGTCGCCTTATTTGATATTCGCGCTCCCGATCGCATTGATCAGCAACGTGCTGACGTATAACGAAAAATTCGTCTACGACTATTCGATGATGTTTATCCAAGGCTGGTCGCTGCTTCTCGTTTGCATCATGGTGAAGGAGCTGCATGATTATACGTTCAGGCAGACGGTGCGGAATTTGTTCCTAACGGTGTTCGGCATCGTATTGGCTGCCCTGGTTATTTTCTTGTTAGTGCTCTTATTTAATCAAGAAGTGGAATTCATTCAAACGATCATTCAGGAGATGAGAAACCGTGCTTAA
- a CDS encoding carbohydrate ABC transporter permease, which translates to METKSDAAALPRIDGTPKPRSKFKKWREKEGSAYLFLAPYLLLFFVFIVLPVIFAVGLSFTSFNAIQMPKFMGLKNYIDLFMRDSVFMQYVLPNTLKFSLIVGPISYILSFLLAWMLAQIQRGPRTVLALLIYSPSLTMGVAMAVVWKTIFSGDPTGYINSLLIRNGFITQPIQWLQSPEYLLPIMMVVTIWSSMGIGFLAMLAGVLNINSEMYEAGYIDGISNRFQEIVHITIPSMKPQMLFGAVMAVVNTFQAGLIGVQLSGTNPTPSYAGQLIVNHIEDYGFIRYEMGYASAISTVLLLVIWLCSKIVWKMFAEKE; encoded by the coding sequence ATGGAAACTAAGTCCGATGCAGCGGCGCTGCCGCGAATCGACGGGACGCCGAAGCCCCGCAGCAAGTTTAAGAAATGGAGAGAAAAGGAAGGCTCCGCCTACCTTTTCCTCGCTCCCTATTTATTGCTTTTCTTTGTCTTTATCGTGCTTCCCGTCATATTTGCGGTCGGGCTCTCCTTCACAAGCTTTAACGCGATTCAAATGCCGAAGTTTATGGGGCTCAAAAATTATATCGATCTATTTATGAGAGACAGCGTGTTCATGCAGTACGTCTTGCCGAACACCTTGAAGTTTTCGCTCATCGTCGGCCCGATCTCGTATATTTTATCGTTCCTCCTCGCTTGGATGCTGGCGCAAATTCAGCGCGGTCCGAGAACGGTGCTCGCCTTGCTCATCTATTCGCCTTCCCTTACGATGGGTGTCGCGATGGCAGTCGTATGGAAGACGATATTCAGCGGAGACCCGACGGGCTATATTAACAGCTTGCTGATTCGCAACGGCTTCATCACGCAGCCGATCCAATGGCTTCAATCGCCCGAGTATTTGCTGCCGATCATGATGGTCGTGACGATTTGGAGCAGTATGGGCATCGGGTTTTTGGCGATGCTCGCAGGCGTCTTGAACATCAATTCGGAGATGTATGAGGCGGGATATATCGACGGGATATCGAACCGCTTTCAAGAAATCGTTCATATTACGATTCCGTCCATGAAGCCGCAAATGCTGTTCGGTGCCGTCATGGCGGTCGTTAACACATTTCAAGCAGGGCTCATCGGGGTTCAGCTGTCGGGCACGAACCCGACGCCGTCGTATGCCGGACAGTTGATCGTCAATCACATTGAGGATTACGGCTTCATCCGCTACGAGATGGGTTATGCTTCGGCCATTTCCACCGTTCTTCTCTTGGTTATTTGGCTTTGCTCGAAGATCGTATGGAAAATGTTCGCCGAGAAAGAGTAG
- a CDS encoding extracellular solute-binding protein: protein MLRRRGAKITFSLILIGIIMISGISGFISRGNGDADSNSNMVNNRNSASLDQREKEGMIPADGGSFRIAPSRFIADSNLPILAREAAYGYHDGAIHLKKGDSFAAEIEVPKEGEYTLSFDYFILAEGLQSTEYSIQVNGKSPALEANRFVLPPLWKSNTDTFPKDRYGNEVMPTQVRADEWQTIEFADPNRMNPEPIKIKLNKGKNIIKFTLMNGELLSGSITVATPAALPSYAQYAAQHIDKTEAKSAMIVKEAEKPDFKNDTTINPLPSRNLGVSPYATNLLLLNTLGGKTWDISGQTVYYDILVEKDGLYQIGVKYKQEDKPNSRVFRTFTIDGHIPFEEAKHYPFEYSTSWKTEVLQGDEGPYLFYLSKGKHRIGIMADASPYYDVMQLLQQSIKQTNDLTLEIRKLVGNDVDQNREWEITEHFPTIQGDLLDIAKALNQEYEKAVMLNGGVDSSKGLTAMKMAVGSLEKLAAEPNQIPRKLNELNGGAGSVTQNLSNAITDLEMQPLTVDQLYISNKDASYPEHKASWINSVYESTKQFFHTFRSPKRQDNDDGVTLNVWMNRPRNYMELLQRMVDEQFTPKTGIKVNFSTLPNEQRLTLAASSSIAPDLALGISNNIPFDLGFRGAALDLKQFDDFGQVIEPFSPGALLPLIVNDEVYGVPETQDFYVLFYRKDILDSLNIPVPDTWDDVIEIMPELQRYGMNFYSPIAGATGMKPFMATAPFIYQAGGDIFGKDAFETGIDSKESLKGIELMTNLFKLYGLQMQVPVFYEHFRSGKMPLGVSNFATYIQMQVAAPELKGSWKIAPAPGIKHNGVTERWEPGSAQVSMIFKSTKHPDEAWQFLKWWISTETQVHFANQLQTLYGKEYLWNTANNEAFSQLYWPEEDKQVVLEQWKWLKEVPKSPSAYLIERELSNIWTKVVFDGGNIRSAVEDAVNEIDKETARKMEEFGYMNQGKVVAPYRIATIEDVESWVRGRDGN from the coding sequence ATGTTAAGGCGTAGAGGAGCCAAGATCACCTTCAGCTTGATCTTGATTGGAATCATCATGATCTCAGGCATTAGCGGCTTCATTAGCAGAGGGAATGGTGATGCCGATTCCAATTCCAATATGGTCAATAACCGCAATTCTGCCTCTCTGGATCAAAGGGAGAAAGAAGGAATGATTCCGGCCGACGGGGGATCCTTCAGGATCGCCCCCTCCCGTTTTATAGCCGATTCCAACTTACCGATTCTTGCCAGAGAGGCTGCCTACGGTTACCATGACGGCGCGATTCACCTGAAGAAGGGCGACTCCTTCGCAGCCGAAATTGAAGTTCCGAAGGAAGGCGAGTATACCCTGTCATTCGATTATTTTATTCTTGCCGAAGGATTGCAATCCACGGAGTACAGCATTCAAGTAAACGGAAAATCCCCTGCTCTGGAAGCCAATCGATTTGTTCTCCCGCCGCTTTGGAAAAGCAACACGGATACGTTTCCGAAGGACCGCTACGGGAACGAAGTGATGCCGACGCAGGTGAGGGCGGACGAGTGGCAGACGATTGAATTCGCGGATCCGAACCGGATGAATCCGGAGCCGATTAAGATCAAGCTGAACAAAGGGAAAAACATCATTAAATTTACTTTAATGAACGGAGAATTGTTAAGCGGCAGCATTACCGTTGCAACTCCGGCTGCATTGCCGTCGTATGCGCAATATGCCGCACAGCACATCGATAAGACAGAAGCGAAGTCGGCGATGATTGTGAAGGAAGCGGAAAAACCCGATTTCAAAAACGATACGACGATCAACCCGCTGCCAAGCAGAAACTTGGGAGTAAGCCCTTATGCGACGAACCTGCTGCTGCTCAACACGCTTGGCGGAAAAACATGGGATATATCGGGCCAAACGGTTTATTACGACATCCTTGTGGAAAAGGACGGCCTGTACCAAATCGGCGTTAAATATAAGCAAGAGGACAAACCAAATTCCCGAGTGTTCCGAACCTTTACGATCGACGGGCATATTCCCTTCGAGGAAGCGAAGCATTATCCTTTCGAGTATTCGACCTCGTGGAAGACCGAAGTGCTGCAAGGAGATGAAGGCCCTTATCTGTTTTATTTAAGCAAAGGAAAGCACCGGATCGGGATTATGGCGGATGCGAGCCCGTATTACGATGTGATGCAATTGCTGCAGCAATCCATTAAACAGACCAACGATCTGACATTGGAAATCCGCAAATTAGTGGGCAACGACGTGGATCAGAATCGGGAGTGGGAGATTACGGAGCACTTTCCGACTATTCAGGGAGATCTACTTGATATAGCGAAAGCGCTTAATCAAGAATATGAGAAGGCGGTCATGCTGAACGGCGGCGTAGACAGCTCCAAGGGCCTGACTGCAATGAAGATGGCAGTCGGGAGCCTGGAGAAGCTGGCGGCCGAGCCGAACCAGATTCCGCGTAAGCTGAATGAGCTGAACGGCGGGGCAGGTTCCGTGACGCAGAACTTGTCGAATGCGATCACCGATTTGGAAATGCAGCCGCTAACGGTAGACCAATTGTACATTTCGAACAAAGACGCTTCTTATCCGGAGCACAAAGCCTCCTGGATCAACTCCGTATATGAAAGCACCAAGCAATTCTTCCATACGTTCCGGTCGCCGAAACGGCAGGACAACGACGATGGAGTAACGTTGAACGTCTGGATGAACCGGCCTAGAAACTATATGGAGCTCCTGCAGCGAATGGTGGACGAACAGTTTACGCCGAAGACGGGCATCAAGGTGAATTTCTCGACATTGCCTAACGAGCAGCGGCTTACGCTTGCCGCCTCATCCAGCATTGCCCCGGACCTGGCTCTCGGTATCAGCAACAATATCCCATTCGATTTGGGCTTCCGGGGCGCAGCGCTCGATCTCAAGCAATTTGACGACTTCGGCCAAGTGATCGAGCCGTTCTCGCCCGGGGCGCTGCTGCCGCTCATCGTGAATGACGAAGTATACGGTGTTCCTGAAACGCAAGATTTTTACGTACTGTTCTATCGGAAGGATATATTGGATTCGCTCAACATTCCTGTGCCCGATACATGGGACGACGTCATCGAAATCATGCCGGAGCTGCAGCGGTATGGCATGAATTTCTATTCGCCGATCGCCGGCGCGACGGGAATGAAGCCGTTCATGGCTACCGCGCCTTTCATTTATCAAGCGGGCGGGGATATATTCGGAAAGGACGCCTTTGAGACGGGAATCGACAGCAAGGAGTCGCTGAAAGGCATAGAGCTGATGACGAATTTGTTCAAGCTGTATGGTTTGCAGATGCAGGTGCCCGTATTTTATGAGCACTTCCGTTCCGGAAAAATGCCTCTGGGCGTCAGCAATTTCGCTACGTATATCCAAATGCAAGTGGCGGCCCCCGAGCTGAAGGGCTCGTGGAAAATCGCTCCCGCGCCAGGGATTAAGCATAACGGGGTGACGGAACGATGGGAGCCGGGCTCGGCGCAAGTGTCCATGATCTTCAAGAGCACCAAGCATCCCGACGAAGCCTGGCAATTTTTAAAATGGTGGATTTCAACGGAGACCCAGGTGCACTTTGCAAACCAGCTGCAAACGTTGTACGGCAAAGAATATTTGTGGAATACCGCAAATAACGAAGCCTTCTCCCAGCTGTATTGGCCGGAGGAAGACAAACAGGTCGTTCTGGAGCAGTGGAAGTGGCTCAAGGAAGTGCCTAAGTCGCCGAGCGCCTATTTAATCGAACGCGAATTGAGCAATATTTGGACCAAGGTTGTATTCGATGGGGGAAATATCCGTTCGGCCGTGGAAGACGCAGTGAACGAGATCGACAAGGAAACGGCAAGAAAGATGGAAGAATTCGGATATATGAACCAGGGCAAGGTTGTCGCTCCTTACCGTATCGCAACAATCGAGGATGTAGAAAGTTGGGTGAGAGGAAGAGATGGAAACTAA
- a CDS encoding extracellular solute-binding protein, with the protein MKKTVVFALILTLLVALLSGCSSSKTDNATEPNQGQNQEQTNKPGDDANVGSGEKIVINYVNWNLGTEAENNIERKMIAAFEEAHPNIDIQLDESFDYSKYGDSLAAAAAAGKLPDVMMLPNIPFGLTNEWLLNLETIAASDPEWANIPKALENATHYGSGIYAVPAGMFFQGYFINQDLFEQANLPELNYSPTWDEFLSAVKTLNNPSEDVLGLSEAVQIPDWYPASVNSKLGWFTWDGQQYHLNDPVFIEGVNKAKEIMQGKYTFDSLSEDEKAKYNATWHGDVWNQGKVAVRWEGTWATKDFSNLNFKSKFIGIPGGKFILIGDFIGISKSTEHQQEAYEFAKYMTFGKDGILKRMELNTDGSYTSLPMTTDQSILDQYFANGGYEGLKEAYDNIDNAILEGVKFIPGVVRSRWEAPTGVKVGDKENANLGDLILDSIKGGTKIEDYAEQINKLANDEYKAAADAISALTQ; encoded by the coding sequence ATGAAGAAAACCGTTGTATTCGCTCTTATTCTTACGCTGCTGGTCGCACTGTTAAGCGGTTGTTCGTCGAGCAAGACCGACAACGCAACGGAGCCGAACCAAGGGCAGAACCAGGAACAAACGAATAAGCCTGGCGATGATGCAAATGTCGGCTCGGGCGAGAAGATTGTGATCAATTATGTGAACTGGAACCTCGGCACCGAAGCCGAAAACAACATTGAAAGAAAAATGATCGCGGCGTTCGAAGAAGCTCATCCGAACATCGATATCCAGCTGGACGAATCGTTCGACTATTCGAAATACGGCGATTCCCTGGCGGCTGCAGCGGCTGCGGGCAAATTGCCCGACGTCATGATGCTTCCGAACATTCCGTTCGGCTTGACGAACGAATGGCTGCTCAACCTTGAGACAATCGCTGCATCCGATCCGGAGTGGGCAAACATTCCGAAGGCGCTCGAGAACGCCACGCATTACGGCAGCGGAATCTACGCAGTTCCTGCGGGGATGTTCTTCCAGGGTTACTTCATCAATCAAGACTTGTTTGAGCAAGCTAACCTGCCGGAGCTGAACTATTCCCCGACTTGGGATGAGTTCCTGAGCGCGGTAAAAACGCTGAACAATCCTTCGGAAGACGTTCTCGGATTGTCCGAAGCGGTCCAAATTCCGGACTGGTACCCGGCCTCCGTGAATTCGAAGCTCGGCTGGTTTACATGGGACGGACAGCAGTATCACTTGAACGACCCGGTGTTTATTGAAGGCGTGAACAAGGCGAAGGAAATTATGCAGGGCAAATACACGTTCGACAGCCTGTCCGAAGACGAAAAAGCGAAGTACAATGCCACCTGGCACGGCGACGTGTGGAATCAAGGAAAGGTTGCAGTCCGGTGGGAAGGCACATGGGCAACGAAGGATTTCAGCAATCTGAACTTCAAATCCAAGTTTATCGGCATCCCTGGCGGCAAATTTATTTTGATCGGCGATTTCATCGGTATTTCGAAGAGCACCGAGCACCAACAAGAAGCATACGAATTCGCTAAATATATGACGTTCGGCAAAGACGGCATTTTGAAGCGTATGGAGCTGAACACGGACGGTTCCTATACATCCCTGCCGATGACGACGGACCAAAGCATCCTTGATCAATATTTCGCTAACGGCGGCTATGAAGGATTGAAGGAGGCTTACGATAACATCGACAACGCGATTTTGGAGGGCGTCAAGTTCATTCCGGGCGTTGTAAGATCCAGATGGGAAGCGCCAACCGGCGTCAAAGTCGGTGATAAGGAAAACGCCAACCTCGGCGATTTGATTCTTGACAGCATTAAGGGAGGTACGAAGATCGAAGATTACGCGGAACAAATCAATAAGCTTGCGAACGATGAATACAAGGCAGCAGCCGACGCAATCTCCGCTTTGACGCAGTAA
- a CDS encoding LacI family DNA-binding transcriptional regulator, giving the protein MATMKDVAKAAGVSLSTASYAINGSSKISEATRAKVIEAAKQLNYQKNGLATDLKRSSTKTIALILSDMSGPYYSELIRGVQEVALENGYDLIACSSFGGSESTAIKFLREKRVDGVIISEHNLHDEAILQSARKGFPIVVLDRYLKGDYIYNVLVDNEKGGYMATELLIKNGCKQIAYISSSSNSYDHKLRYKGYLQALSDYNLECTSNLNINGRFTIDGGYMATKLLIGQRKLPDAIFYANDEMAAGGIKAFQEAGIRVPDDISIVGFDDIFLAEHMNPPLTTIRQPKYEIGSLAAHLIMQLLDGRELEHEYVLPTELVVRRSCKLRY; this is encoded by the coding sequence ATGGCAACTATGAAGGATGTAGCCAAAGCGGCGGGGGTGTCCTTGTCGACTGCATCTTACGCGATCAACGGCAGCAGCAAGATCAGCGAAGCGACTAGAGCGAAGGTTATCGAAGCGGCCAAACAGCTGAATTATCAAAAGAACGGTTTGGCAACTGACCTGAAGCGGAGCAGCACGAAGACGATTGCGCTGATTTTAAGCGACATGTCCGGTCCGTATTATTCGGAGTTGATCCGAGGGGTGCAGGAAGTCGCGCTCGAGAACGGTTACGACCTTATTGCCTGCAGTTCGTTCGGCGGCAGCGAATCGACCGCGATCAAATTTCTGAGGGAGAAGCGCGTAGACGGCGTCATCATCTCGGAACACAATCTACATGATGAAGCGATTTTGCAATCCGCACGCAAAGGCTTCCCGATCGTCGTTCTTGACCGGTACCTCAAGGGCGATTATATCTACAATGTTCTTGTCGATAACGAGAAAGGCGGTTATATGGCGACGGAGCTGCTGATCAAGAATGGCTGCAAGCAAATCGCGTATATCAGCAGTTCAAGCAATTCCTACGATCACAAGCTTCGTTACAAAGGGTATTTGCAAGCTTTAAGCGATTACAATCTTGAATGCACATCCAACTTGAATATCAACGGAAGATTTACGATTGATGGCGGCTATATGGCAACGAAATTGCTGATCGGCCAGCGCAAGCTCCCGGATGCGATTTTTTATGCGAACGACGAAATGGCCGCAGGCGGGATTAAAGCTTTTCAAGAGGCAGGTATTCGGGTTCCTGACGATATTTCGATCGTCGGCTTCGACGATATTTTCCTCGCCGAGCACATGAACCCGCCGCTCACGACAATCCGTCAGCCTAAGTACGAGATCGGCTCGCTAGCCGCCCACCTGATTATGCAGCTATTGGACGGCCGCGAGCTCGAGCATGAGTATGTGCTGCCGACGGAGCTGGTCGTGCGAAGATCATGCAAGCTTCGCTATTAA